AGCCCGGGTGGCATACGCTGACGATCTGCGTGGATAATACGCCTTCACTTTTCCCGGTGGGTGGTTCGCATGCGCTGAGCGTGCATACACAAACCAACTGGAACGGCATCATCGGTAATATTTTCCTGGAGCGCCGAAGTGATTTTCAACTGGCGCAGATTCGGGTAAAACCGGATGCCAACAAGCGGTTGTTCCAGCTCGGCATCCGGTTGCGGAATGCGTATAAGGGAAAAAAAACGGCCCGTATCAAAATAGAGGCGTTGGCATGGAATACCGGCAAAAAGCATATAGCAAAAACACAGTGGTACAATATCATTGCTGATAGCGTGGAGTTGGATTATCGGTTGGGCCGGGATGCCCTGTTTTGGGATGAATATCACCCGGCACTTTACCGTCTTACGGTAACATTGTATGATAAGCGAGGCATTGCAGACCGGATGGTGCTAAACGCCGGTTTGCGTAGTTTCTTCCCCCAGGGCACACAGTTCCGCATTAACAACCGGGTCACTTTTTTACGAGGGAAGAACGAAAGCTGTGTGTTTCCCTTAACAGGATTTCCGCCTGCGACCGTTTCAGCATGGAGGCGGCTGTACCGGATCGCAAAACAATATGGCATCAATCATTACCGGTTTCATTCCTATACACCGCCCGAAGCTGCCTTTGAGGCGGCGGATATCGAAGGGATCTATATCCAGGCAGAATTACCTAACTGGTCGAACTTTAATAGTAAAAACAGCTTTCAGAATCGCTTTCTTTATAAGGAAGGGGAAGCCATTCTTGATGCCTATGGGAACCATCCGTCGTTTGTACTGTTATCACTGGGCAATGAACCGGCGGGGGATGAAACAGTGCCGGATAAAATGATCAAAGAACTGCGGGCTTACGATAATAACCGCCGGCTATATACGGCTGGTACCAATGCATTTTATAATGATCCGCACCCCAGGGCAGGTGAAGATTTTTGGGTAACCATGCGGACGGGTAAAGAAACGGCTGATGGTGGGTTCGATGTGCGGGGTGGTTTTGCCACAACCGAAGACCGAACTAACGGAATTTTAAATAGCATGCAGCCGAATACGCGGCGCAATTACGCCGGGGCTATCCGCACTTTGGATTTACCGGTGGTCGGGCATGAGATTGGACAATACCAGTTGTATCCGGATTATACGGAGCTTCCGCAATATACCGGCGTGCTTCAGCCGGCGAACCTGCAGATCTTTCGCGAGCGGTTGCAAAAGGCAGGAATGGGCGACCAGGCGGCGGACTTTTGTAGGGCATCGGGCATGCTGGCCGTTCAACTTTACCGTAGGGAGATTGAAATGGCGTTGGGTACACCTGGTTTCGGCGGCTTTCAGTTGCTGGACCTGCAGGATTTTCCCGGGCAGGGCACGGCACTGGTAGGGTTGCTGAATGCCTTTATGCGCAGTAAAGGACTGGTCTCTCCACAAACCTTCCGGCAGTTTTGTAATGATCGTACCATTCAGGTATTGATGGATACATATACCTGGACAAACGATGAGTCGTTCACCGCAGACGTTCAGTTAGTAAATTACAATCCGGAACATGTTTCGGGGAAGACCGTGCACTGGAGAATAACCAACCCGAAGGGACAGGTGCTGGGCAGCGGAAAATGGAGGATCGGAAAAGAGTCTAAAGCGATTATACCTGTGGGGAACATCCGTTTTCCGTTATCCGGTATTGCTGCAGCTACAAAACTAAACCTGCAGGTAATACTTGAGGGCACTGCGTGCAGGAATAGTTATCCCGTTTGGGTGTACCCATTCAAAGAGGAGTTGGCCGTTCCTGCGGGGGCAATAATTGCCCGAACGCTGGATGATAAAACGATAAATGCATTACAGACGGGAGCGAACGTATTGCTGTTCCCGGATCTTGAAAGCATAAAGGAGAAATCAGTGGGCGGACAGTTTATTACGGAGTTCTGGAACTGGAAGGTGTTTAAAGAGGCCGCAGCAAAACAACAGCGGCCGCAGTCTGCGGGTACATTAGGGATCCTCACCTGGCCCGAATTGCCGTTGTTTGATCATTTTCCCACGGAATTTTACACCAGCTGGCAATGGTGGCCCATTGTCAAAAATGCGCGTCCGCTGATACTGGATGCCCTGCCTGCCGCTTACCGGCCCTTGGTGCAGGTGATTGATAATGTCGACCGCAATCATAAGCTGGGTCTTATTTTTGAATGCCGTGTAGGCCAGGGAAAACTGCTGGTGTGCATGACGCCGCTGGATCAGCTGAAAGCATACCCGGCTGCAAGACAGCTCTACTACAGCATGTTGCAGTATATGGCATCTGAGCATTTCCGCCCGGCAACAGTTTTGAGTGCTGGTCAATTAAAAGAAATTTTGTAGCGGGTGAAGGAACCCAGCTCCATCAGTCGCCCGAATTTTCCTAACTTCCGGCATCAGAAAATCTATCTTTTTCCGAAGATTAGCTATTGAAAATACAGCAGGCAGGCGCTATGTTTGAACCTGAAATACGGAATATGCTTGCCCGGAGGCGGCCCCGTATCCGGAACAATTAAACAAAACTTTGTAGTGCGATGATCAGATCAACAAACAGGATAGTGCCAGTAATGATGCGGACATTTTTGGGATGTCTTTTTCTTTTTTTTACAGCGCAGGTTTACGCGCAGCAGGACATTTCCCTGGCCGGAACCTGGCAGGTACGGTTGGATAAAGAAGATCGTGGAATAGAAGAGCAATGGTTCGGAAAAGATGAGGGCCGTACGGTCAAATTGCCCGGTACATTGGATGATGCCGGTATCGGAGATCCGACAAAGCTAGACACCAATGTAATGAATAAGGAGGTAATGCTGATGCTTTCCCGTAAACATTCGTATATCGGGGCTGCCTGGTACAGCAAGCGGGTAGTGATCCCCGCAGGATGGAATAATAAAATGATCCGTTTATACCTGGAGCGTGTGATCTGGAGCACACGGGTTTGGGTAGACGGTAAGGAGGCCGGAACGGAAGAAAGCCTGAGCACCCCCCATGTGTTTGAGCTGGGCAGTTATCTTACACCCGGCGCACATCTGTTAACGATTCGCATCGACAACCGCAAACAACATGATATCTCTGTAAGGGATATGGCCCATGCCTATACGGATGGAACACAGATTATCTGGAACGGTGTTATCGGTGCCATAAAGCTAAGCGCCCGTGACCGGTTATCGGTTGGAACGGTGCAAACCTACCCGGATGCTTTGCAAAAACGTGTAGCGCTAAAAATAACATTAAAGAATCATCATGCCGGCACGCAAAAGGCCCTTTTAAAGGCAGCCGTATTCCAGGGGAACAAACAGGTGGTTACCCGTAATATGCCGGTTACGATAGTACCCGGGGCATCTGTAAATGAAATAGAGTTATTCCTGGGTAATACTGCCAAACTCTGGGATGAGTTTGATCCGCAACTGTACCGCGTAGCTGTTACGTTACAAACAACAGGTGGGAAATTGCTGGACCGTAACGAAACCCGTTTTGGATTAAGGACCATCGCCGGTGATCAGCAAACCCTGCGCATCAACGGGCGTCCTGCGTTTTTAAGAGGCACACTCGAATGCAATATCTTTCCGTTAACCGGCCATCCGCCCATGACGAGGGAAGGCTGGTTGAAAGTGTTCTGCGCTGCTAAAAGTTATGGACTCAATCACCTGCGTTTTCACTCCTGGTGCCCGCCGGAGGCAGCATTTGAAGTGGCCGATTCCATGGGCTTTTACCTGCAGGTGGAGCTGCCCTTCTGGAACCTGCATGCCGGTGAGGATGCGGCTGCGAATCAGTTCCTCGAAAAAGAAGCGGAACGGATCAGCGAGGCCTATGGTAACCACCCTTCATTTTGTCTATGGTCGCTGGGCAACGAATTGCAGGGCGATTTTAACTGGTTGCATCGGTTATTGACCCAATTGAAACAAAAGGACAAACGGCATTTATATACCACCACAACTTTTACCTTTCAAAAAGACCACGGCCGCTGGCCGGAACCTGGAGATGACTTCTTCATTACGCAGTATACCAAAAAAGGATGGGTACGCGGACAGGGTGTGTTTAATGATCATAAGCCGGATTTTTCTACAGATTATACCGAAGCGGTAGAGGGAGCCTCAGTGCCGCTGATTACCCATGAAATCGGACAGTACTCCGTGTATCCCAATCTCAGGGAGATCCGTAAATATACCGGTGTACTGGATCCGCTGAATTTTAAAGCTGTTCGCAACGATCTCCGGAAGAAAAATATGTTGCAGCTTGCAGATTCGTTTACACTGGCCAGCGGCATTTTTGCAGCGCAGCTATACAAGGAGGAAATGGAGCGGGCATTAAAAACAAAGGGGATCAGCGGTTACCAGTTGCTGGACCTGCACGATTTTCCCGGGCAGGGTACGGCGTTGGTAGGAATCCTGGACGCGTTCTGGGACAGTAAGCAGTTGGTCCGCCCGGAAGCGCACCGGATGTACAGCTCAGCTGTAGTGCCGCTGATTCGCTTTAACAAGGCGGCTTATAAGAATGACGAAGTCTTTAGCCTGACGGCAGCGGTTGCCAATTTCAGCGGAGGTACGTTGAAACGGGCATGGCCGCAGCTGCTTATTAAAGATCGTTCCGGAAAAATCCTGTTTAAAAAAGATTGGCCCGCAGCAGATTTGCCTGTTGGAAATGGCAGTTACATTGGGGAAGCACGGTTTGCATTAAATGCGATCCGGGAAGCCGGAATGCTTACCATCGAATTGTCGCTGAGGGGCACCCCGTATAAGAACGAATGGCGGATATGGGTATATCCCGCAACGATTGAGGAACATGCAGGCAATGTGCGCTTTACCCGTTCGTTTGCAGAGGCGCTGCGCTTACTGGAGGAAGGCAGGAACGTATTGTTTAATCCGGATACGGCTGAATTGAAGGGGGTGAACGGTCGCTTTGCCCCTGTGTTCTGGAGCCCCGTGCATTTCCCGGATCAGCCCGGTACCATGGGCATTCTTTGTAATCCGCGGCATCCTGCACTGCAGCATTTTCCTACAGCCTTCCACAGCGATTGGCAGTGGTGGGATCTGATCACTTATTCCAAAACAATGATCATTGACTCGTTGCCAGCCATGACGCCGGTGGTGCGCGTGATTGATAATTTTTTTAAGAACCGGAAAATGGCGAATGTACTCGAAGCGCGCGTGGGAAAAGGAAAGTTACTGATGACCTCTGTCAATATTACCAACGCGTTGGATCAGCGGCCTGAAGCGCGCCAGCTGCGCTACAGCTTTATCCGGTACATGAATAGCGCGCAGTTTATGCCGGAAACCGTGTTGACGCGGGAGCAACTGCTGCTGCTGAAAAAATAATAACGAGGCGGCTGTTTTTTAAGCGTAGAGGAACCGGCCGCCTATGGAATGCGCCTGGATGCCGGATCCAACACCGCGGGATTGTAAGGCCTTCATAAGATCATCCTTTTTTTAATAAGGATATCCATTCTATATACCTTTTTATGTGCGCATCTTTGTGTTTCTAAAATCGCTTCAGTATGAAAAGTCAGTATCCGTTTAATACTTTCTATATCGTGGGTATTTCATTCATCTCCGCATTGGGCGGTTACTTGTTTGGATTCGATTTTGCAGTGATTGCGGGAGCGCTGCCGTTTCTGAAAGAGCAGTTCGGATTTAATGAAGTACAGGAGGGGTTCGCCACGGCTTCACTGGCGCTGGGATGTATTGCCGGATGTTTGCTGGCCGGCAGGATCTCTGATCGCTGGGGGCGCCGGAAAGGGCTGATGCTGGCCGCTGCTGTATTTTTTGTTTCTTCCCTGGCAATGGCAGGTGCACACAACAGTGCTGTATTTATTGCAGCGCGTTTTGCCGCCGGCATCGGGGTTGGCATGGCTTCGGTACTATCGCCTATGTACATTGCGGAAGTGGCTCCCGCCAATATGCGCGGCCGCATGGTAGCCATCAACCAGCTCACCATTGTGATCGGGATTTTTGTGACCAACCTGGTAAACTATAGTTTGCGGAATGAGGGCGCAGATGCCTGGCGCTGGATGGTAGGGTTGGGGGCTGTACCCGCAGCGCTTTTTTTACTTGGAGTTTGCTGGTTGCCGGAAAGCCCGCGCTGGCTGGCCAAGACGGGTAACCCTGCTCTTGCAGAAAGAATATTAAATAAAATCGGAGGCGTTGATTATGCTGCCGATTCCCTGGGCGCCATCTGCAAATCGGTTGTCGGCGATACCGCAGTACGCTATAAGGATGTATTCAGGGGGGCTGTTTTCCCTGTAGTACTGATCGGCATCGGACTCGCCGTATTTCAGCAGCTTTGCGGCATCAATGTGGTATTTAATTACACGGCGAATATTTTTGAAAGTGTAGGCTTCAGCCAGGATGATCAGTTGAAACAAACTGTTTTTATCGGGCTGGTAAATATGATCTGCACCCTGGTGGCCATGTGGCAGGTAGATAAGCTGGGCCGCAGGCCGCTGATGCTGCTGGGGGCCATCGGCTTAACCCTCCTGTATTTGGTCAGCGCCACCTTGCTGAAACAACGATCAGCCGCAGCCTCCTGGTCGCTCCTGGCAGCCATCGGCTTATATGCCATGACGCTTGCACCGGTTACCTGGGTGCTCATTTCGGAGATCTTTCCCAATAAGATAAGAGGGGCTGCTACTTCCATCGCTGTGCTGGCCCTTTGGGGGTCTTATGCACTGCTCACTTTTACTTTTCCCATACTGGCAAAAAAGCTTGGGACCTATACGCCCT
The sequence above is a segment of the Niabella agricola genome. Coding sequences within it:
- a CDS encoding sugar-binding domain-containing protein, which encodes MLNVWCLCAHAQPSARERIFLNGTWGFCMDPQNIGIAQRWMDRLFTETVILPGSMAQWHKGIRNTQPTTQHLNTTWSYAGKAWYQKRVCIPVSWKNRSAILCLERTKATTVWMDGIPVGKSTLLSAAQVIELGYPEPGWHTLTICVDNTPSLFPVGGSHALSVHTQTNWNGIIGNIFLERRSDFQLAQIRVKPDANKRLFQLGIRLRNAYKGKKTARIKIEALAWNTGKKHIAKTQWYNIIADSVELDYRLGRDALFWDEYHPALYRLTVTLYDKRGIADRMVLNAGLRSFFPQGTQFRINNRVTFLRGKNESCVFPLTGFPPATVSAWRRLYRIAKQYGINHYRFHSYTPPEAAFEAADIEGIYIQAELPNWSNFNSKNSFQNRFLYKEGEAILDAYGNHPSFVLLSLGNEPAGDETVPDKMIKELRAYDNNRRLYTAGTNAFYNDPHPRAGEDFWVTMRTGKETADGGFDVRGGFATTEDRTNGILNSMQPNTRRNYAGAIRTLDLPVVGHEIGQYQLYPDYTELPQYTGVLQPANLQIFRERLQKAGMGDQAADFCRASGMLAVQLYRREIEMALGTPGFGGFQLLDLQDFPGQGTALVGLLNAFMRSKGLVSPQTFRQFCNDRTIQVLMDTYTWTNDESFTADVQLVNYNPEHVSGKTVHWRITNPKGQVLGSGKWRIGKESKAIIPVGNIRFPLSGIAAATKLNLQVILEGTACRNSYPVWVYPFKEELAVPAGAIIARTLDDKTINALQTGANVLLFPDLESIKEKSVGGQFITEFWNWKVFKEAAAKQQRPQSAGTLGILTWPELPLFDHFPTEFYTSWQWWPIVKNARPLILDALPAAYRPLVQVIDNVDRNHKLGLIFECRVGQGKLLVCMTPLDQLKAYPAARQLYYSMLQYMASEHFRPATVLSAGQLKEIL
- a CDS encoding sugar-binding domain-containing protein, which gives rise to MMRTFLGCLFLFFTAQVYAQQDISLAGTWQVRLDKEDRGIEEQWFGKDEGRTVKLPGTLDDAGIGDPTKLDTNVMNKEVMLMLSRKHSYIGAAWYSKRVVIPAGWNNKMIRLYLERVIWSTRVWVDGKEAGTEESLSTPHVFELGSYLTPGAHLLTIRIDNRKQHDISVRDMAHAYTDGTQIIWNGVIGAIKLSARDRLSVGTVQTYPDALQKRVALKITLKNHHAGTQKALLKAAVFQGNKQVVTRNMPVTIVPGASVNEIELFLGNTAKLWDEFDPQLYRVAVTLQTTGGKLLDRNETRFGLRTIAGDQQTLRINGRPAFLRGTLECNIFPLTGHPPMTREGWLKVFCAAKSYGLNHLRFHSWCPPEAAFEVADSMGFYLQVELPFWNLHAGEDAAANQFLEKEAERISEAYGNHPSFCLWSLGNELQGDFNWLHRLLTQLKQKDKRHLYTTTTFTFQKDHGRWPEPGDDFFITQYTKKGWVRGQGVFNDHKPDFSTDYTEAVEGASVPLITHEIGQYSVYPNLREIRKYTGVLDPLNFKAVRNDLRKKNMLQLADSFTLASGIFAAQLYKEEMERALKTKGISGYQLLDLHDFPGQGTALVGILDAFWDSKQLVRPEAHRMYSSAVVPLIRFNKAAYKNDEVFSLTAAVANFSGGTLKRAWPQLLIKDRSGKILFKKDWPAADLPVGNGSYIGEARFALNAIREAGMLTIELSLRGTPYKNEWRIWVYPATIEEHAGNVRFTRSFAEALRLLEEGRNVLFNPDTAELKGVNGRFAPVFWSPVHFPDQPGTMGILCNPRHPALQHFPTAFHSDWQWWDLITYSKTMIIDSLPAMTPVVRVIDNFFKNRKMANVLEARVGKGKLLMTSVNITNALDQRPEARQLRYSFIRYMNSAQFMPETVLTREQLLLLKK
- a CDS encoding sugar porter family MFS transporter; amino-acid sequence: MKSQYPFNTFYIVGISFISALGGYLFGFDFAVIAGALPFLKEQFGFNEVQEGFATASLALGCIAGCLLAGRISDRWGRRKGLMLAAAVFFVSSLAMAGAHNSAVFIAARFAAGIGVGMASVLSPMYIAEVAPANMRGRMVAINQLTIVIGIFVTNLVNYSLRNEGADAWRWMVGLGAVPAALFLLGVCWLPESPRWLAKTGNPALAERILNKIGGVDYAADSLGAICKSVVGDTAVRYKDVFRGAVFPVVLIGIGLAVFQQLCGINVVFNYTANIFESVGFSQDDQLKQTVFIGLVNMICTLVAMWQVDKLGRRPLMLLGAIGLTLLYLVSATLLKQRSAAASWSLLAAIGLYAMTLAPVTWVLISEIFPNKIRGAATSIAVLALWGSYALLTFTFPILAKKLGTYTPFYIYAGVCLLGFLFLKFRVRETKGKSLEEMEAVFSGH